Proteins co-encoded in one Brassica oleracea var. oleracea cultivar TO1000 chromosome C4, BOL, whole genome shotgun sequence genomic window:
- the LOC106338693 gene encoding sulfate transporter 3.1-like, whose product MERNYSKRCVIVQIGNLKKGLNPLSMSDLFFTSPYMSTALKTGLITGIIALAEGVAVGRSFAMFKNYSIDGNKEMIAFGMMNIVGSLTSCYLTTGQFSRSAVNFNAGCKTIVSNIVMAIAVMFILLFLTPLFYYTPLVVLSSIIMVAMLGLIDYQAAIHLWKVDKFDFLVCMSAYFGVVFGSVEIGLVIAVSIYFIAEITWLSIARLLLFVSRPRTAVKGNIPNSMIYRNNEQYPYSRTVPGLLILEIDAPIYFVNAGYLRERITRWVDEEEERVKTSGENSLQYVILDMSAVGNIDTSGISMMEEIKKIMDRRELKFAFATSGGEALLSNPLSFHCRYGSYLAVKKSSARTTMSRLCNTALAGESPEKTITLVTLSALINLQDQYVMLLPLQLNYDVFIT is encoded by the exons ATGGAGAGGAATTATAGTAAAAGGTGTGTGATTGTGCAGATAGGGAACCTTAAGAAAGGGCTGAATCCACTGTCCATGTCTGATCTCTTCTTTACTTCGCCTTACATGTCGACAGCTCTCAAAACTGGCCTCATTACTGGGATCATAGCTCTCGCT GAAGGAGTAGCTGTGGGAAGAAGCTTTGCGATGTTCAAGAACTACAGCATAGATGGAAACAAAGAAATGATAGCGTTTGGAATGATGAACATCGTTGGTTCCCTCACATCTTGTTACCTCACAACTG GACAGTTTTCGAGATCGGCGGTGAACTTCAACGCGGGTTGCAAGACCATCGTGTCGAATATAGTGATGGCAATTGCGGTTATGTTCATACTGCTCTTCCTCACGCCTCTTTTCTACTACACACCACTCGTCGTCCTCTCCTCCATCATCATGGTTGCAATGCTAGGACTCATTGACTACCAAGCTGCAATTCATCTCTGGAAAGTCGACAAATTTGATTTCCTCGTCTGCATGAGCGCCTACTTTGGGGTAGTATTCGGTAGTGTAGAGATCGGACTTGTTATCGCAGTAAGTATATACTTTATTGCGGAAATTAC GTGGCTATCAATAGCAAGGTTGTTGCTATTCGTGTCAAGGCCGAGGACTGCGGTGAAGGGAAACATACCAAACAGCATGATTTATAGGAACAATGAGCAGTATCCTTACTCAAGAACCGTTCCTGGTCTTCTCATCTTAGAGATTGATGCTCCCATCTACTTTGTCAACGCTGGTTACTTGCGTGAGAG AATCACAAGGTGGGTCGATGAAGAGGAAGAGAGGGTCAAAACATCAGGAGAAAACAGTTTACAATATGTTATACTCGATATGTCGG CTGTTGGCAATATCGACACGAGTGGTATAAGCATGATGGAGGAAATTAAGAAAATCATGGATAGAAGAGAGTTAAAG TTCGCTTTCGCTACGTCAGGGGGAGAGGCTCTGCTCTCCAATCCACTAAGCTTTCATTGCA GATATGGATCTTATCTTGCGGTGAAGAAGAGCTCAGCACGAACAACCATGTCACGCCTCTGCAACACAGCGCTCGCCGGAGAATCACCGGAGAAGACGATCACCCTCGTTACTCTCTCTGCTCTGATCAACCTTCAAGATCAGTACGTTATGTTACTTCCGTTACAACTAAACTACGACGTCTTTATAACATAA